From Neisseria musculi, the proteins below share one genomic window:
- a CDS encoding zonular occludens toxin family protein, whose product MLYLITGVPGSGKTLKMISDLMNRKDLKNRPLYLDGISEVDNEVIPNLPIPEGETMQTWHKWAPTGAILVIDECQRVFRPRPSGSKVPDYVAELETHRHKGIDIFLLTQHPRLIDINVRSLIGHHCHISKSNLGVRRMFEWESCGDPTSRASVASAVKSVYTLDKKAFGVYKSAEEHTKIKTKLSRVVYIAPVLLAFMIAASWYIYSSWNDYTKKQTHTAKEHIAAPAASPAESAADAAAPAAAAPAAAAIPAGQYPSAKEQAETPQKPHISEDDYKPAIDGQPWTAPIYNGQNKAVQTMPYPVACVKNQNKCTCYTDQATPIKEMKKQQCLDYVADGIYNPYRRAAENTVPTAEKANEPAPPQVLVMGGKSPQNLMYDGYVEAGEQFR is encoded by the coding sequence ATGCTCTATTTGATTACAGGCGTACCGGGCAGCGGCAAAACCCTGAAAATGATTTCAGACTTAATGAACCGCAAAGATCTGAAAAACCGCCCGCTGTATTTGGACGGCATTTCCGAAGTCGACAACGAAGTCATACCCAATCTGCCCATTCCCGAAGGCGAAACCATGCAGACTTGGCACAAATGGGCGCCCACGGGGGCAATACTCGTAATCGATGAATGCCAGCGCGTATTCAGGCCGCGCCCCAGCGGCTCCAAAGTTCCTGACTACGTGGCCGAACTGGAAACACACCGCCATAAAGGCATAGATATTTTTTTGCTGACCCAACACCCCCGTCTGATAGATATAAACGTCCGCAGCCTGATTGGTCATCACTGCCATATCAGTAAAAGCAATCTGGGCGTTCGGCGTATGTTTGAATGGGAAAGTTGCGGCGATCCGACCAGCCGCGCCAGCGTGGCAAGTGCCGTCAAAAGCGTTTATACGCTCGACAAAAAAGCATTTGGGGTTTACAAAAGCGCCGAAGAACACACCAAAATCAAAACCAAGCTAAGCCGCGTTGTATATATCGCGCCCGTTTTACTGGCGTTCATGATTGCCGCTTCATGGTATATATACTCAAGCTGGAATGATTACACCAAAAAACAGACGCATACGGCCAAAGAACACATTGCCGCACCGGCGGCAAGCCCTGCGGAAAGTGCGGCGGATGCGGCTGCGCCGGCTGCCGCCGCGCCGGCTGCCGCCGCAATTCCGGCAGGGCAGTACCCGTCAGCAAAAGAACAGGCCGAAACGCCGCAAAAACCGCATATCAGCGAAGACGACTACAAACCCGCCATAGACGGCCAGCCGTGGACGGCTCCCATCTACAACGGCCAAAACAAAGCCGTACAAACCATGCCCTATCCCGTGGCGTGCGTCAAAAACCAAAACAAATGCACCTGTTATACCGACCAGGCCACACCGATTAAAGAGATGAAGAAACAGCAATGCCTTGATTACGTTGCAGACGGCATATACAATCCTTACAGACGGGCGGCAGAAAACACCGTCCCAACGGCAGAAAAGGCAAACGAACCCGCACCTCCGCAAGTGCTGGTAATGGGCGGCAAAAGCCCGCAGAATCTGATGTATGACGGTTATGTCGAAGCGGGTGAACAGTTTAGGTAA
- a CDS encoding helicase HerA-like domain-containing protein produces the protein MTTFQIARAGGNTLEIQGKMANRHGLIAGATGTGKTVTLRRMAEAFSGAGIPVFLADVKGDLSGMANAGADSGKVGERIAEFGLGGDWLQSFPVRFWDVFGETGIPVRVTISEMGPMLLARLMNLNGTQEGLLNLVFKVADDNGWHLIDLKDLRGLLKHVSDNAAQYRAKYGNVSPASVGAVQRQLLTLENEGAENLFGEPALNLEDWMQTEGSQGVINILNSEKLMRSPRMYSAFLLWMLAELFETLPEVGDLDKPKFVMFFDEAHLLFDNAPSALVEQIEQVVRLIRSKGVGVYFVTQNPLDLPDTILGQLGNRVQHALRAFTPRDQKAVKAAAETFRTNPNVNVAEAIAELGVGEALVSFLDEKGMPAPVERAFVLPPQSSLTPLAAAERDAEYQKDILYRHYKDMVDNYSAYEALAELESQQAEAEAAKTAAKAEKAAAAQPQQNGVVGGFLGGLFGGRKKANQGIAYDLADSVGSQINKQVTRAISRSVMGVIKNMLK, from the coding sequence ATGACCACCTTCCAAATTGCCCGAGCAGGCGGCAACACGCTTGAAATTCAAGGAAAAATGGCCAACCGCCACGGCCTGATTGCCGGCGCCACCGGCACAGGCAAAACCGTTACCCTGCGCCGTATGGCAGAAGCCTTCAGCGGTGCGGGCATTCCCGTGTTTCTGGCAGACGTGAAAGGCGATTTGTCGGGCATGGCCAATGCCGGAGCCGACAGCGGCAAGGTGGGCGAGCGCATCGCCGAATTCGGTTTGGGCGGTGATTGGCTGCAAAGTTTTCCGGTGCGCTTTTGGGATGTGTTCGGCGAAACCGGCATTCCCGTGCGCGTAACCATTTCCGAAATGGGGCCGATGCTGCTGGCACGCCTGATGAATCTGAACGGCACCCAGGAAGGGCTGCTCAATCTGGTGTTTAAAGTGGCTGACGACAACGGTTGGCATCTTATCGATTTGAAAGACCTGCGCGGGCTGCTCAAACACGTTTCCGACAACGCCGCCCAATACCGTGCCAAATACGGTAATGTGTCGCCCGCCAGCGTGGGCGCAGTGCAGCGGCAGTTGCTCACACTCGAAAACGAGGGTGCCGAAAACCTGTTCGGCGAGCCGGCGCTGAACCTTGAAGACTGGATGCAGACCGAAGGCAGCCAAGGCGTGATCAATATTTTGAACTCGGAAAAACTGATGCGCTCGCCGCGTATGTATAGCGCGTTTTTGCTGTGGATGCTGGCCGAGCTGTTTGAAACCCTGCCCGAAGTGGGCGATTTGGACAAGCCCAAATTTGTGATGTTTTTCGATGAAGCGCATTTGCTGTTCGACAATGCCCCCAGCGCGCTGGTAGAGCAGATTGAGCAAGTGGTGCGCCTTATCCGCTCCAAAGGCGTGGGGGTGTATTTCGTTACCCAAAACCCGCTTGATCTGCCCGACACCATTCTCGGCCAACTCGGCAACCGCGTTCAGCACGCCCTGCGTGCGTTTACCCCGCGCGATCAAAAAGCCGTGAAGGCCGCTGCCGAAACCTTCCGCACCAACCCCAACGTGAATGTGGCCGAAGCGATTGCCGAATTGGGTGTGGGTGAAGCGCTGGTATCGTTTCTCGATGAAAAAGGCATGCCAGCGCCGGTGGAGCGCGCCTTTGTGCTGCCGCCGCAATCCAGCCTGACCCCGCTGGCGGCCGCCGAGCGCGATGCCGAATATCAAAAAGATATTCTCTACCGCCACTATAAAGATATGGTGGACAACTATTCCGCCTACGAAGCCTTGGCCGAATTGGAATCGCAACAGGCCGAAGCCGAAGCGGCAAAAACTGCGGCCAAAGCAGAAAAAGCAGCCGCTGCGCAGCCGCAGCAAAACGGCGTGGTCGGCGGCTTTTTGGGCGGCCTGTTCGGCGGGCGTAAAAAAGCCAACCAAGGCATCGCCTATGATTTGGCCGATTCGGTGGGCAGCCAGATTAACAAGCAGGTTACCCGCGCCATCTCCCGCAGCGTGATGGGCGTGATTAAAAATATGCTGAAATAG
- a CDS encoding IS1595 family transposase — MRKSRLSQYKQNKLIELFVAGVTARTAAQLVSVNKNTAAYYFHRLRLLIYHNSPHLEMLDGEVEVDESYFGGQRKGKRGRGAAGKVAVFGLLKRNGKVYTVAVPNTQTATLLPIIREQVKPDSIVYTDCYKSYDVLDVSEFSHFRINHSTHFAERQNHINGIENFWNQAKRHLRKFNGIPKEHFELYLKECEWRFNNSEIKFQISILKQSVKQDLF, encoded by the coding sequence ATGAGAAAAAGTCGTTTAAGTCAGTACAAGCAAAACAAACTGATTGAACTATTTGTTGCAGGTGTTACCGCTCGCACAGCGGCGCAATTAGTTAGCGTCAATAAAAATACCGCTGCCTATTACTTCCACCGTTTGCGCTTACTTATCTATCACAACAGCCCGCATCTGGAAATGCTTGATGGTGAAGTAGAAGTTGATGAAAGCTATTTTGGCGGACAACGCAAAGGCAAACGTGGTCGCGGTGCGGCTGGCAAAGTGGCTGTATTCGGGCTTTTGAAGCGTAATGGTAAGGTTTACACCGTTGCCGTACCCAATACACAAACTGCGACTTTATTGCCAATTATCCGCGAGCAAGTGAAGCCTGATAGCATTGTTTATACCGATTGTTACAAAAGTTATGACGTTCTTGATGTGAGCGAATTTTCACATTTTCGGATCAATCACAGCACACATTTTGCTGAGCGACAAAATCACATTAACGGAATTGAGAACTTTTGGAACCAAGCAAAACGCCATTTACGCAAGTTTAATGGCATTCCCAAAGAGCATTTTGAACTGTATTTGAAAGAGTGTGAATGGCGTTTTAACAACAGTGAGATAAAATTTCAAATTTCTATTTTAAAACAATCAGTAAAGCAGGATTTGTTCTAG